The window GAATATTCATGATAAGTTACCCTTTAGATCATAACCATCGTTTTAATGTTGCAATTATTTACCATGCttcaattggattaattactAAAATTAACATTTAATCGAAAGAGTAACATTAACTTCAAGTATAATCTGATTATCAGTTGAATTCATGAGAATCAACCGTATTAGAGAGTGAATTAACTCATGAATTGGATCCCGAGTCagttatcttgcacctatctagTCAAATACCCTTATTCCTCTCATTGATATTTCTCTGTTGCTCATCTGCTGTCTTTTGTGATcaattgttatttgtttaatttttagtAGTTAATCATAGTTATAGTCATCAAATCAAGTGTTAATTTTCCTGGATAGTAATCCACTGGAGATTATTTGAATACTATTTAAATTCAGTCCCTATGAAGACGATAATTAATCTATACTATCTTTTATTAGCGAAATAATTTTGTGTtgtattttgcgctcgtcaaattttggtgaTGTTGccagggattggcaatcaatagtgtttaaaatagtttttagtGCTAATTTAGGAACCAATTTTTACTTTAGTTTATTCATGTTTTCTCACTTGTGTGCAGGATACAAGTTTGGTTTATCTGGTGAATGACTCGATCCTCTTCAAAGGAAGTGATACCCTACGAACCAGAGTTGGAGAAACACCTGCGACAactgagaaaagaaagagaattaaCAGAAAATTTCTTAGGTCAAACTTCGACTCAAGATACCATGGAAAACAAAAAGAATGATGGAGTAAACTTAGCTGCAAGAGAGGAAGCACAACAAGAAGCTACACGAATAGCAGCTGAAACAGCCAGGAAAATTGCTAATGAGACTGTCAAAGATAATGGGGGTCGAAGATTCAATCTAAACCGGCCCTTGGTTGAAGATTAGTTCGAGAATGCATCACCCAGGCCTGGACGATCATTGGGTGACTATGCTAGGTCAGTCTACAATCAAGGACTGTCAAGTGTCAGAACTCCACTCATAGAAGAAAACAACTTCGAATTTAAGCAAGGTTTGCCTCAAACTATCCAAAACAACTGCATTTTTAGAGGGAAGGTGAACGAATATCCCATCACTCACTtgatggactttgaagaaatcatgaacaccttccaatacaatGGAGTATCAAAGGATGCagtctacttaagggcattccccttttcatTGAAAGATGACGTGAAGCAATGGCTTCGGAGCTTACCCACATGTTCGATCAGGACATGGGAAGATATGACCAAGAAGTTTCTTGACAAGAACTTCTCAGTTGCAAAAACAGGGAAGTTCAAAAGGGAAATCCACAATTTCTGCCAGAAGGAGACAGAAACGATTTTCAAAGCTTgggaaaattcaaaaagatagtCAGAAAGTGTCAGCACAATGGAATTGATTTGTGGATGCAACTCCTAAAATTTTGGGATGGACTAACACCGTCCTCGCATTGAACTCTGAATACTACGTGTGGAGGTCCACTAATGAAGAAAACGTCGGAGGAAGTTGTCTTAATCCTTGATGAATTATCTGAGGATGCTAATCAGTGGACGGCTGAGAGTAATGACAGAAGAAAATCAGTTGGGGTTCACCAGGTAGACTCTAACACATCCATGCAAGCCCAGCTAGACACCATGGCCAAGGAGATAAGAAAGCTGACATTGGCCAAGGTACAGAGTGAGCCACAAGCAGCATGTGACTTTTGTGGAATGGGACACCCTACACATGAGTGTCAAGCATCAGCTGAGGAAGTCAACACAGTGGGGAACTTTAATAGAGGAAACTACTAAGGTGGGAACAATTATAATGTTATGGGTCAAAGACATCCAGGTTTTTCGTGGATTTCACCTACTAGGAGCTTGAACTCATGGCAGCAAAATAATCCTAGACCCCACGGTCAAGGACCACCAGGTTTTCAAAAATAGCAGAGGTAGCATTACCAGCCACAACAACCAAATCAGTCTAGTATGGAAGATCTCATGAATGCATTCATCAACAAATCAGATGAAATATTTGCGACTCAGGGCACATCCATCCGAGAGTAGGGCACGTCCATTCAGAATTTAGAAAGACAATTGGGACAGATTGCAAATTTGTTATCTGAGAGGGCTCCTGGGACTTTACCCTCCGACACTTAAAAGAACCCAAAGGAAACAATCAAAGTTGTATCTCTAAGAAATGGAAGAACATTGGTTGACCTAGTGGTGAAAGCAAGACCAGAGGTGGTGAACAGACAGACCAATATACTggaagagaaaaagaatgaagATCAGAAAAGCTAGAGTAGCGGAATATAAAAGGAGATTGAAGAAAGTAGACATATGCCAGCTCTACCATTCCCACAAAATATGAAGCGGGAAAAACTTGACAAATATTTTGAGCGATTAGAGATGCTCGAGCAACTTTATGTGAAAATTCCCTTCACAGAGGTACTCACTCAGATGCCTGCTTATGCAAAGTTATTGAAGGAAATCATGTCTAGTAAGAGAAAATTAGAGGAGACAACAGTGGTCAAGTTAAATGCCCATTGTAGTGCCATATTACAAAACAAAATTCCCCAAAAGTATGGGGACCCAGGAAGCTTCATCGTACCATACTCGTTGGGGAGTGAGAAATTCGACAAGGCCCTCTGTGATTCTGGTGCATCTATAAATATAATGCATCTATTTGTGTTCAGGAAACTGGAAGGTGAGCTTGGAGTGAGCAAATCAATACCAGTGTCCCTAGAATTGGCTGACCAGACCACCATTTTACCTGAGGGAATCATTGATGATATTCCAGTATGGGTGGAAAAGTTTGTGTTCTCCGTAGACTTTATTGTGGTGGATATGGAGGTGAACAAGGAGGTGTCTCTAATTCTAGGGAGGCCATTTTTATGTACAGACAGATCTATCCTTGATATCTATGAGGGACAGCTTATGCTCAGAGTGGGcaatgaaaaagtggtattccagATGAAGGGGATGATGAAATATCCCAGTGATGAGGTGTCTGCCTACTCGTGCTTCAAGCTAGATGTTGTTGGGAAATTGGCTGAAAAATACAAGTTTGACAAGCTTGTGGGGGATACTCTATAAAGGTGTATTACTCAGTCTAGCACAGTGGAGGATGAAGATCCTGAAATAAAGAAAGAGGATGACGCTCTTGAAACTGAGAATCAAGTGGTTGATGAGAAGAAACTAAAAGAGAAGGCTTTTAAGCCTAATGTGGAATTGAAAGTCCTACCCACTCACTTGAAATATGCTTTTCTTGAAACTAATAATTTTTCTAtgattatttctgctgacttGACAGTTACACAGGAGCAAAAGCTGGAGGAGCTACTGAAAAAGCACAAGAAGGCCATTGGCTGGAGTATAGCTGATATTCAAGGAATCAGTCCAGccatttgcatgcacaaaattctGTTGGAAGAAAATAGCAAGCCAGTGGTGCAGCCCCAACGCAAGTTGAACAAAAACTTGGAGAAGGTAGTGCACAAGGAGATCGTCAAATTGCTAGATGCGGGAGTAATTtttcccatctctgatagctAGTGGATTAGTCCAGTGCAGGTTGTACCTAATAAGGGGGCATGACAGTGGTGAAGAATGAAGACAATGAATTGATCCCCGCAAGAACAGTCACTGGGtagagaatgtgcattgattatagaaggtTGAATTATGCAACAAGAAAgaaccacttcccacttccctttattgatcaaatgctcgaGAAAGTGGCTGGACATGGATGCTACtgcttcttggatgggtactcaggctaCAATCAGATACCCATTGCCCCAGAAGATGTTGAGAAGATCACATTCACTTGCCCGTCAGGTATTTTTGCTTACAggaggatgccatttgggttgtgtaatgcacctgcCACTTTTAAGAGGTGCATGATATCTATATTCTCTTATTTAAATGGGAAGTGtctagaagtattcatggatgatttcacccTCTTTAGTGATGACTtttgttacatcccgcatttcgtacgttaaagtttcatcgtaagttaatcgacgtagacttgggaatgggattattttgagattataagcattatgctatttcaaacaagtgatgagtaaattcgtgaaggtgagaggggaagcaagtcaaaaaaaatgaattttcgtccaagtttgacatattgggataaaatacgggccgagcgataatacccgatatttatggactagtaccgtacaaggtaccatatgaccaggatagtaggatgtataaagtgtattaaaaataagtagaattttaagtaatttgagataattcttaattatgcgggtaattggttaattaccgaatagtgaaatattaattaattcaattaaTTGATTGTCAAAATCCcctccccacccccacccccacgtggcagcaagccactaaaCCAAACAAATGATCTTAGTCATTTTTTGTTAGGTGGCAAAGTAAGGTATTAAGTGCAAGACACTTCATTTCTCATTTTGAATACAAAGACTTGTAAAAGTAGTGTGTTATATACAAAACACTTCATTTCTCATATTTGGATACAAAGACACTACAGAACGTTAGCAATTCTTTCTAGTTTTCAACAAGACTTCTTGCAACCAAACGATTCCAACAAGAATTATTAGAACCTTAGCACCGTAAAGTTTtgtggttctaaaggagtacggtgcaaccttatccaagaatatcatacgtatttatccctactccaggtatgttaagtctaatcTCTTCCtacattttggcatgatctcgtaattaatcgagtttgataacgaggcataaagagaaattcatattccggaatttacgtatatttttcgagtcttgtaagttacaatattctccttatcgggacttcatatttaattgagtatttcctttttccagtcaagagagcagagagtctatatatacagtaatacagtattttcattaccatcgagctataatcgataggtaggcccctattgggcaacctctgatcagatggtaagttatataccgagcctactgtggccgagcgcctatgagcgagcc is drawn from Nicotiana tabacum cultivar K326 chromosome 22, ASM71507v2, whole genome shotgun sequence and contains these coding sequences:
- the LOC142175939 gene encoding uncharacterized protein LOC142175939, with amino-acid sequence MKREKLDKYFERLEMLEQLYVKIPFTEVLTQMPAYAKLLKEIMSSKRKLEETTVVKLNAHCSAILQNKIPQKYGDPGSFIVPYSLGSEKFDKALCDSGASINIMHLFVFRKLEGELGVSKSIPVSLELADQTTILPEGIIDDIPVWVEKFVFSVDFIVVDMEVNKEVSLILGRPFLCTDRSILDIYEGQLMLRVGNEKVVFQMKGMMKYPSDESSTVEDEDPEIKKEDDALETENQVVDEKKLKEKAFKPNVELKVLPTHLKYAFLETNNFSMIISADLTVTQEQKLEELLKKHKKAIGWSIADIQGISPAICMHKILLEENSKPVVQPQRKLNKNLEKVVHKEIVKLLDAGVIFPISDS